In the Kaistella sp. 97-N-M2 genome, one interval contains:
- a CDS encoding 1,4-dihydroxy-2-naphthoyl-CoA synthase, which translates to MIDWKTVKEYDDITYQKCGAVARIAFNRPEVRNAFRPKTTSELYDAFYHVSEDSSVGVVLLTGEGPSKKDGGHAFCSGGDQKARGEQGYVGEDGRHRLNILEVQRLIRFMPKVVIAVVNGWAVGGGHSLHVVCDLTLASEEHAIFKQTDADVTSFDGGYGSAYLAKMVGQKKAREIFFLGRNYSAKEAAEMGMVNAVIPHAELEDTAYEWAQEILGKSPLSIRMLKFAMNLTDDGMVGQQVFAGEATRLAYMTEEAKEGRNAFLEKRKPDFGENGWIS; encoded by the coding sequence ATGATCGACTGGAAAACCGTAAAAGAATACGACGATATAACGTACCAAAAATGTGGCGCAGTCGCCAGAATCGCCTTCAACAGGCCGGAAGTCCGCAACGCCTTCCGCCCGAAAACCACCTCAGAATTGTATGACGCTTTTTATCACGTTTCGGAAGATTCTTCCGTAGGCGTTGTTTTATTGACGGGCGAAGGTCCGAGCAAAAAAGACGGCGGCCATGCTTTTTGCAGCGGTGGCGATCAAAAAGCGCGCGGCGAACAGGGTTACGTGGGTGAAGATGGCAGACATCGCCTGAATATTTTGGAAGTTCAAAGACTGATCCGTTTTATGCCGAAAGTCGTTATTGCCGTGGTAAACGGTTGGGCCGTGGGCGGCGGGCACTCGCTGCACGTGGTTTGTGACCTTACTTTGGCGAGCGAAGAGCACGCCATTTTCAAACAGACCGACGCCGATGTGACGAGTTTCGACGGCGGTTACGGTTCTGCGTATCTCGCGAAAATGGTGGGCCAGAAAAAAGCCCGCGAAATTTTCTTTTTGGGACGAAATTATTCCGCAAAAGAAGCGGCGGAAATGGGCATGGTCAACGCCGTTATTCCGCACGCAGAATTAGAGGACACGGCTTACGAATGGGCTCAGGAAATTTTAGGAAAATCGCCTTTATCCATCAGGATGCTGAAGTTCGCCATGAATTTAACCGACGACGGAATGGTGGGCCAGCAGGTTTTTGCAGGCGAAGCAACGCGCCTCGCGTACATGACGGAGGAAGCGAAAGAGGGGAGAAATGCCTTTTTGGAAAAAAGAAAACCCGATTTCGGAGAAAACGGTTGGATCTCGTAA
- a CDS encoding putative signal transducing protein, which translates to MSELVPIFQSSYLYEIEIAKTKLESREIPSYIKNEYVNNIAVFPISQNYYLMVSQRDFEAAEKILAENNDLPETGHQDPVAP; encoded by the coding sequence ATGTCAGAATTAGTGCCTATATTCCAGTCCTCTTATCTTTACGAGATCGAAATTGCCAAAACAAAACTCGAATCCCGCGAGATTCCGAGTTACATTAAAAACGAATACGTCAACAACATCGCTGTTTTCCCCATCTCCCAGAACTACTATTTAATGGTAAGCCAACGCGATTTTGAAGCCGCAGAAAAAATCCTTGCCGAGAACAACGATCTTCCCGAAACCGGACACCAGGATCCTGTCGCACCATAA
- a CDS encoding APC family permease codes for MNKKLKLWDATMLVMGSMIGSGIFIVSSDMMRNLGSGYWLITVWVITAIMTVAAAISYGELSAMFPKAGGQYTYITEIFGKMTGFLYGWGLFTVIQTGTIAAVAMAFGKFTAYLVPALNDSAPLFQSGGFKITWIQILAIAIILLLTFINTKGLKNGKILQDVFTSSKVLALLGIIIFGFILIKNSQWTENMSFGWNAFQNFGTEVGNKLVPSGWESIGSVTLLGGIAAAMVGSVFSSVAWENVTFMSGEIENPKKNVVKSMVLGTTVVMVLYMLVNLVYLNALGRDGIAFADNNRPAVAASEVIFGNIGTIIMAVLVMISTFGCINGLVLAGARVFQTMAKDGLFFKSAIENNTNDVPGKSLWMQGIWACVLALSGQYGDLLDMISFVIVLFYMITVFGVIYLRIKQPNLERPYKTWLYPVTPIIYLVIGTAFCGLLIWFKPQYTWPGFLLILLGLPVYWFINRSKKIR; via the coding sequence ATGAACAAAAAACTCAAACTTTGGGACGCCACGATGCTCGTAATGGGCTCGATGATTGGCAGCGGAATATTCATCGTAAGTTCGGACATGATGCGGAATTTAGGTTCCGGTTATTGGTTAATTACCGTTTGGGTCATCACTGCTATCATGACGGTCGCCGCGGCGATTTCGTACGGCGAACTTTCCGCCATGTTCCCCAAAGCAGGCGGCCAATACACGTACATTACCGAAATTTTTGGTAAAATGACGGGCTTCCTTTACGGCTGGGGATTATTCACCGTCATCCAAACGGGCACGATTGCCGCCGTAGCCATGGCTTTCGGAAAGTTTACTGCTTATCTTGTTCCGGCACTCAATGATTCTGCACCGCTCTTCCAAAGTGGCGGTTTCAAAATAACCTGGATTCAAATCCTTGCAATTGCCATTATTCTTTTGCTCACCTTCATCAATACAAAAGGTTTGAAAAACGGAAAAATTCTGCAGGATGTTTTCACATCGTCCAAAGTTCTGGCTCTGCTTGGAATCATAATTTTCGGATTTATCCTTATCAAAAACTCGCAGTGGACGGAAAATATGAGTTTCGGCTGGAATGCTTTTCAGAATTTCGGTACGGAAGTCGGCAATAAGCTCGTTCCCTCCGGTTGGGAATCCATCGGAAGTGTGACACTTTTGGGTGGCATCGCTGCCGCAATGGTAGGTTCTGTTTTCAGTTCTGTAGCCTGGGAAAACGTAACGTTCATGTCCGGCGAAATAGAAAATCCGAAGAAGAATGTCGTTAAGTCCATGGTTTTAGGAACCACCGTCGTCATGGTTTTGTACATGCTCGTCAATTTGGTCTACCTGAACGCTCTGGGCCGCGACGGAATCGCGTTTGCCGACAATAACCGGCCTGCAGTTGCGGCGTCCGAAGTAATTTTCGGGAACATCGGGACGATTATTATGGCGGTTTTAGTCATGATTTCTACATTTGGCTGCATCAACGGTCTTGTTTTGGCCGGCGCGCGCGTTTTCCAAACCATGGCAAAAGACGGTTTGTTCTTTAAATCCGCCATCGAAAACAACACCAACGACGTGCCCGGAAAATCCCTCTGGATGCAGGGGATTTGGGCCTGCGTTCTCGCCCTCAGCGGCCAGTACGGCGATTTGCTCGACATGATTTCCTTCGTGATCGTCCTCTTTTATATGATCACCGTTTTCGGCGTTATTTATTTAAGAATCAAACAGCCAAACCTCGAAAGACCTTATAAAACCTGGCTTTATCCCGTAACTCCAATCATTTATCTCGTCATCGGTACCGCCTTTTGCGGTTTGCTCATCTGGTTTAAGCCACAATACACGTGGCCCGGTTTTCTCCTCATCTTACTCGGATTACCCGTGTACTGGTTTATCAACCGCAGCAAAAAGATCCGTTAA
- a CDS encoding DUF4920 domain-containing protein, which produces MKKFVFLLAIGFSALSFAQNTDKKMGPPEGNALVGDVYGAEVSAKAEKLAISPAQLEKKLNKAQKVENVAVKGKVIDVCDKKGCWLTVQTEDNDKFFVKMKDYAFFVPTALKGKTVVLEGNAETKVISVDEQKHYAEDAKKSQAEIDAITKPQEEIRFLASGIKVVD; this is translated from the coding sequence ATGAAAAAATTCGTGTTTTTATTAGCCATAGGATTTTCTGCACTGAGTTTCGCTCAGAATACCGACAAGAAAATGGGTCCACCGGAAGGAAATGCTTTGGTTGGCGACGTTTATGGCGCAGAAGTTTCGGCAAAAGCTGAAAAACTCGCTATATCTCCGGCACAACTGGAAAAAAAACTCAACAAAGCCCAAAAAGTTGAAAACGTAGCCGTTAAAGGAAAAGTAATCGACGTTTGCGATAAAAAAGGTTGCTGGTTAACCGTACAGACGGAGGACAACGACAAGTTTTTCGTGAAGATGAAAGATTATGCGTTCTTCGTGCCGACCGCTTTGAAGGGAAAAACAGTCGTTCTGGAAGGCAATGCAGAAACTAAAGTTATTTCTGTAGACGAGCAAAAACATTACGCTGAAGACGCGAAAAAATCGCAGGCGGAGATCGACGCGATTACAAAACCGCAGGAAGAAATCAGATTTTTGGCCAGTGGAATTAAGGTTGTTGATTAA
- a CDS encoding M14 family zinc carboxypeptidase gives MASRFVYRKTPDFPNRYISPEKLFIYLQTNFSDHIKEVGRSSLEKPIFKMTLGTGPTKILAWSQMHGNESNATHALLDLLESLKNQPEMRENLLSKITLDFILMLNPDGSEKWTRRNALDIDMNRDFLKLSSKEFRLLKDVADNGQYDYALNLHEQRTIFTTDGHHPATLAFLAPSQDHTREITETRKKAMAVISKIYGNLKTELPNQIARYSDEFYPTSTGDNFTKMGIPTILYEGGHFPDDYKREGTRKYYTMALYEGLKAISDLRGSTQNWEVYKEIPENKETHYDVIYRNVKLNTDFECILDVAVQYKEEILDGEDEIIFVPIVVEVGDIGRKKGWKEIDCTGKSFVSEKKFPKLDAEVDFKIE, from the coding sequence ATGGCTTCACGCTTCGTTTACCGAAAAACTCCTGATTTCCCAAACCGCTATATTTCCCCGGAAAAATTATTTATTTACCTACAGACGAATTTCAGCGATCATATAAAAGAAGTCGGCAGGTCTTCTCTGGAGAAACCAATTTTTAAAATGACGCTTGGCACCGGACCCACGAAAATTTTGGCGTGGTCGCAGATGCACGGAAATGAATCGAACGCTACGCACGCTCTGCTCGACCTTCTGGAAAGTTTAAAAAATCAACCCGAAATGCGGGAAAATCTGTTGTCGAAAATTACTTTGGATTTTATTTTAATGCTTAATCCGGACGGATCGGAGAAATGGACGCGTAGAAATGCTCTGGATATCGATATGAACCGCGACTTTCTAAAACTTTCGAGCAAAGAATTTCGTCTCCTAAAAGATGTCGCCGACAATGGCCAGTACGATTATGCGTTGAATCTGCACGAGCAACGCACCATTTTCACTACAGACGGACATCATCCGGCCACGCTGGCCTTCCTTGCGCCCTCGCAGGATCACACGCGGGAAATTACAGAAACACGGAAAAAAGCCATGGCGGTCATTTCTAAAATTTACGGTAATCTGAAGACGGAACTTCCAAACCAAATCGCCAGATATTCGGACGAATTTTATCCGACATCCACGGGCGACAATTTTACAAAAATGGGCATCCCGACCATTCTTTATGAAGGCGGTCATTTTCCGGACGATTATAAAAGGGAGGGAACGCGCAAATATTACACAATGGCCCTGTATGAAGGTTTAAAAGCAATTTCCGACTTAAGAGGTTCCACGCAAAACTGGGAAGTGTACAAAGAAATCCCCGAAAACAAGGAAACGCATTACGATGTCATCTACAGAAACGTAAAACTCAACACGGATTTTGAATGTATTTTGGATGTCGCCGTCCAGTATAAAGAAGAAATTTTAGACGGAGAAGATGAAATCATTTTTGTGCCGATCGTTGTAGAAGTCGGCGATATCGGTCGAAAAAAAGGCTGGAAGGAAATTGACTGTACGGGCAAAAGTTTCGTTTCGGAGAAAAAATTTCCAAAACTCGACGCGGAAGTCGATTTCAAAATAGAATAA
- a CDS encoding TerC/Alx family metal homeostasis membrane protein translates to MTSETLFLLGFLLFISIILALDLGLLNKKSATVSMKQAGLMSFFVVALSMCFYFLLITYGHLLHGITSMEKLQQVITAHHHPVKILPNDLETSIQLYNQNLGLEYLTGYVVEYALSVDNIFVMVLIFTAFGVAKKNYHRVLFWGILGAIVMRFAFIFVGAALIEKFDWIMYVFGAFLVFTGIKMFLEKDSDEEIDTKNHPVVRFANRFFKVHDHFVGNKFFVTVNGVKKLTPLFLVLLIIEATDLIFAVDSIPAIFSVTKDPYIVFFSNIFAIIGLRSMFFILSGIIDKFRFLKIGLAALLTFIGLKMIFHIYLEEWGFSTTHSLFVIVGILASSIFFSLIFPERIKDRKLKFDPENEDHGRY, encoded by the coding sequence ATGACAAGTGAAACACTTTTTTTGTTAGGATTTCTCCTCTTTATCTCTATCATCCTTGCTTTAGATTTAGGTCTGTTGAATAAGAAATCCGCCACGGTTTCGATGAAACAGGCCGGACTGATGAGTTTTTTCGTCGTTGCCCTGTCGATGTGCTTCTACTTCCTGCTCATCACTTACGGTCACCTACTCCACGGCATTACGAGCATGGAGAAGCTGCAACAGGTTATTACCGCTCATCATCATCCCGTAAAAATTCTTCCGAATGATCTGGAGACGAGTATTCAGCTGTATAACCAAAATTTAGGATTGGAATATCTTACAGGTTACGTTGTAGAATACGCGCTGTCTGTGGACAATATTTTTGTCATGGTTTTAATATTCACCGCTTTTGGCGTTGCGAAGAAAAATTATCACCGCGTTCTTTTTTGGGGAATTCTGGGCGCCATTGTAATGCGGTTTGCCTTTATATTCGTCGGGGCGGCACTTATCGAGAAGTTCGACTGGATCATGTATGTATTTGGCGCGTTTCTCGTTTTTACGGGTATTAAAATGTTCCTGGAAAAAGACAGCGACGAGGAAATCGATACAAAAAATCATCCCGTCGTCCGATTTGCTAACAGGTTTTTTAAAGTTCATGACCATTTTGTCGGCAACAAGTTCTTTGTAACCGTAAACGGCGTGAAGAAATTAACACCGCTTTTCCTCGTACTTTTAATAATAGAAGCCACCGATTTAATCTTCGCCGTCGACAGTATTCCGGCGATCTTTTCTGTAACTAAAGATCCTTACATCGTTTTCTTCTCCAATATTTTCGCGATCATCGGTTTGCGCTCCATGTTCTTTATTCTCTCCGGCATTATCGATAAGTTCCGCTTTCTTAAGATCGGTTTGGCGGCACTGCTCACGTTTATCGGACTGAAGATGATCTTTCACATTTACCTTGAAGAATGGGGCTTTTCAACCACGCATTCGCTCTTCGTTATTGTCGGCATTCTGGCTTCGAGTATCTTCTTTTCCTTAATCTTTCCGGAGCGCATAAAAGACCGAAAACTAAAATTTGATCCGGAAAATGAAGATCATGGACGTTATTAA
- a CDS encoding helix-turn-helix domain-containing protein, translating to MNLNERISKIIAYSELSASEFADEIDVQRSNISHIASGRNKPSLDFLIKIKDRFPELQWDWLITGVGEMVKNPEPETLADKPKTPSLPDLFSLIDDENFGVTESEDKVSKEIPRELEISTPMPEKEKISDSRRLEASEQTNTPQITENQQNNIKRIVWFYENGKFESFEP from the coding sequence ATGAATTTAAACGAGAGAATTTCCAAAATCATCGCTTATTCGGAATTATCGGCGTCGGAGTTTGCAGATGAGATCGATGTGCAGCGTTCGAATATTTCTCACATCGCGTCGGGCAGAAATAAGCCGTCGCTGGATTTTTTAATTAAAATAAAAGACCGTTTCCCCGAGCTGCAGTGGGATTGGCTCATTACCGGCGTTGGCGAAATGGTGAAAAATCCGGAACCGGAAACTCTCGCCGATAAGCCCAAAACACCTTCCCTGCCGGATTTATTTTCGCTTATTGATGATGAAAATTTTGGCGTTACAGAATCTGAAGATAAAGTTTCAAAAGAAATTCCGCGAGAATTGGAAATTTCCACGCCGATGCCTGAAAAAGAAAAAATATCCGATTCTCGGCGATTAGAAGCGAGCGAGCAAACAAATACTCCACAAATTACTGAAAACCAACAAAATAACATCAAACGAATCGTTTGGTTTTATGAAAACGGCAAGTTCGAAAGTTTTGAACCTTAA
- a CDS encoding AAA family ATPase, which produces MKLADLAKELQISTESFIRFIQDFDLELSECITTDFEVKPDFLRFARENISFLKKYEEDLDEQKSVEDIAANINQPTQQVAKILETEKPKVFDNGLYRSSVSSYSIDNKLGGNYQFVYDYFGKKTSLTQRDFIGYRDLFFFVSKTLAPFLNPTPLTDWGIHRAAGSVLYGPPGSGKIFWAKKIAEIIHYQFKEVKKYYYGTSFVDGNQTSFNDYLVEMMKEEKVLLFMEDFDTIMNQRSDQNSVKSCDEETKAIILHYVGHFEKENLLMVGSATSLVNIDKEILAPGRFDVVIPVFPPNLQERAEMILYSMTDDLAQDALLMKILVKNNADKIPFWQEISAKMRAFSNTMIVDFTQSLKKRLRDHYLRHGSDDIKIDTNLLDSALREASAKLTDEYLNQVAQFIVDVSINNRDDFPQRIAALKQELQHYKAVETPRKSIGFTHQEQEDRSAAETKK; this is translated from the coding sequence ATGAAACTGGCTGATCTCGCAAAAGAACTACAAATATCCACCGAAAGTTTTATCAGGTTTATTCAGGATTTCGATCTGGAGCTTTCGGAATGCATCACGACCGATTTCGAAGTAAAACCGGATTTCCTGCGTTTCGCCCGGGAAAACATTTCCTTTCTGAAAAAATATGAAGAAGACCTCGATGAGCAAAAATCGGTAGAAGACATTGCGGCGAACATCAATCAGCCCACGCAGCAGGTTGCAAAAATTCTTGAGACGGAAAAACCCAAAGTTTTTGATAACGGACTCTACAGATCTTCCGTTTCCAGCTACAGCATTGATAATAAGTTGGGCGGAAATTACCAGTTTGTGTATGATTATTTTGGAAAAAAGACCAGTTTAACACAGCGCGATTTCATCGGTTACCGCGATCTCTTCTTCTTTGTGTCGAAAACCCTCGCACCTTTTCTTAATCCGACTCCGCTTACCGACTGGGGAATCCACAGAGCCGCGGGCTCCGTTCTGTACGGTCCTCCCGGAAGCGGCAAAATTTTCTGGGCGAAAAAAATTGCAGAGATTATTCACTATCAATTTAAAGAGGTCAAGAAATATTATTACGGAACTTCTTTTGTAGACGGCAACCAGACAAGTTTCAACGATTATTTGGTCGAAATGATGAAAGAGGAAAAGGTGTTGCTGTTTATGGAAGATTTCGACACGATTATGAATCAGCGCAGCGACCAAAATTCCGTTAAATCCTGTGATGAAGAGACAAAGGCGATTATTTTGCATTACGTGGGACATTTTGAAAAGGAAAACTTGCTTATGGTCGGTTCCGCAACTTCTCTCGTCAATATAGACAAGGAGATTCTTGCGCCGGGCCGGTTCGATGTGGTTATTCCGGTATTCCCGCCGAATCTGCAGGAACGCGCCGAAATGATTTTGTACAGCATGACCGACGACTTAGCACAAGATGCCTTGCTGATGAAAATTTTGGTAAAGAATAATGCTGATAAAATTCCGTTCTGGCAGGAAATCTCCGCCAAAATGCGCGCTTTTTCGAATACGATGATCGTGGACTTCACGCAAAGTTTAAAGAAAAGACTGCGCGACCACTATTTAAGACACGGCTCAGACGATATTAAAATTGACACCAACCTTTTGGATTCCGCGCTTCGGGAAGCGTCTGCAAAGCTGACTGACGAATATTTAAATCAGGTGGCGCAGTTTATAGTGGATGTTTCAATTAACAATCGCGATGATTTTCCCCAAAGAATTGCAGCGCTGAAACAGGAACTGCAACATTACAAAGCCGTCGAAACGCCGCGCAAATCAATTGGTTTTACGCATCAGGAGCAGGAAGACAGGAGCGCAGCAGAAACAAAAAAATAA
- a CDS encoding DUF6496 domain-containing protein, giving the protein MAEKKYSDKAQKKIGKVMEEFKEGKLKSSSGDKVKDRKQAVAIGISEAREKDLKVPKKSKK; this is encoded by the coding sequence ATGGCAGAGAAAAAATATTCGGACAAAGCCCAAAAAAAAATTGGGAAGGTGATGGAAGAATTTAAAGAGGGAAAACTGAAATCTTCTTCCGGCGACAAAGTGAAAGACCGCAAACAGGCGGTGGCAATAGGCATTTCGGAAGCGCGCGAAAAAGACCTAAAGGTGCCGAAGAAATCTAAAAAGTAA
- a CDS encoding S9 family peptidase, which translates to MKKFFLSVSILVSVSYFTQEITLDKIYSGYYRGKGISGIASLKNGENYAVIEAGGIAKYSYKTSQKNGNIVEGNFQSYIFNEDESKIMLLKESQPIYRHSFLGKFDVKDLKSGKVLNLNNGNYVQEPSFSPDGGKVAFISDNNLFYQDLNSGKITQITTDGKKNSILNGLADWVYEEEFGHAKQYEWTKNSDALVFVKSDETEVPEMYIPIYGKQLYPSEMRFKYPKAGEKNSVVSAHLYRLDSAKTLPLSLANFKNYYIPNVYKTAKADEIILITSERTQNASDVLKVNTKTGNVQKLFTETDDKWVDTDNVTLEFLDDDSFIWGSERDGNRHLYWYDQNGKLKKQITKGNWEVTDYYGFNPKTKEVYVQTTQNGSINKVVSKINIDTGKSTLLSNTDGTNSANFSGNYNYFIETSSSAAKPYTFVLKDTNGKTVKELQNNTEQLEKLKADNWVEREFFTIPNEAGDQMNAWVMKPKNFDKNKKYPLFMYQYSGPGSQTVTNSWDAGNGLWFNHLVQQGYIVACVDGRGTGFKGTKYKKETYMNLGKYEIEDQIAAAKWFGNQSYIDKSRIGIFGWSFGGYMASLALTKGADVFKTGIAVAPVTNWRYYDSIYTERFLRTPRENPKGYDENSPTTYAQLLKGKFLLIHGTADDNVHFQNSMEFSEALIQNKKQFEFMAYPDKNHGIFGGNTRPQLYEKMTNFLLENL; encoded by the coding sequence ATGAAAAAGTTCTTTTTATCAGTTTCAATTTTAGTTTCGGTGTCTTATTTTACACAGGAAATTACGTTAGATAAAATTTATTCCGGCTATTATCGCGGCAAAGGAATTTCCGGCATCGCGTCTCTGAAAAACGGCGAAAATTATGCCGTCATCGAAGCTGGCGGTATAGCCAAATACTCTTACAAAACCTCTCAGAAAAACGGAAATATTGTGGAGGGAAATTTTCAGTCCTATATATTTAATGAAGACGAATCGAAAATAATGCTTTTAAAGGAAAGCCAGCCGATCTACAGACATTCCTTCTTAGGCAAATTTGATGTGAAAGATTTAAAATCCGGCAAAGTTCTTAATCTGAACAATGGAAATTATGTGCAGGAACCTTCGTTTTCGCCGGATGGTGGCAAGGTTGCATTCATCTCCGATAATAACCTTTTCTATCAGGATTTAAATTCAGGAAAAATTACGCAGATTACAACGGACGGCAAGAAAAATTCAATATTAAACGGACTCGCGGATTGGGTGTACGAAGAAGAATTCGGCCACGCGAAACAATATGAGTGGACGAAAAATTCCGATGCGCTGGTTTTTGTTAAATCCGATGAAACTGAAGTTCCGGAAATGTACATTCCTATTTATGGAAAACAGCTTTATCCGTCGGAAATGAGATTTAAATATCCGAAAGCGGGCGAAAAAAATTCGGTTGTTTCGGCGCATCTTTACCGTTTGGATTCCGCGAAAACGCTTCCTTTAAGTCTGGCCAATTTCAAAAACTACTATATTCCAAATGTTTACAAAACTGCGAAAGCCGATGAAATTATCCTCATCACGTCCGAAAGAACCCAAAATGCTTCTGATGTTTTAAAAGTGAACACCAAAACCGGTAATGTTCAGAAACTATTTACCGAAACGGACGATAAGTGGGTAGATACCGATAATGTAACTTTAGAATTTCTGGACGATGATTCCTTTATCTGGGGTTCCGAACGCGACGGAAACCGCCATCTTTACTGGTACGACCAAAACGGAAAACTGAAAAAGCAGATCACGAAAGGCAACTGGGAGGTTACCGATTATTACGGTTTTAATCCGAAAACGAAAGAAGTTTATGTGCAGACCACGCAAAACGGAAGCATCAACAAAGTGGTTTCAAAAATAAATATCGATACCGGGAAATCTACGCTTCTTTCCAATACCGACGGGACAAACAGCGCCAATTTCAGCGGCAATTACAACTATTTTATTGAGACTTCGTCCTCCGCTGCAAAACCGTACACTTTTGTTTTAAAGGATACCAACGGCAAAACGGTAAAAGAACTTCAGAATAATACCGAACAACTCGAAAAACTCAAAGCCGACAACTGGGTGGAGAGAGAATTTTTTACCATTCCAAACGAGGCCGGCGATCAGATGAACGCCTGGGTGATGAAGCCGAAAAATTTCGACAAAAATAAAAAATACCCGTTGTTTATGTATCAATATTCCGGGCCCGGATCTCAAACGGTAACGAATTCCTGGGATGCCGGAAACGGTTTATGGTTTAATCACCTTGTACAGCAGGGCTACATTGTGGCGTGTGTTGATGGGCGCGGAACCGGCTTTAAAGGCACGAAATATAAAAAAGAAACTTATATGAACCTGGGGAAATATGAAATCGAAGATCAGATTGCCGCCGCAAAATGGTTTGGAAATCAGAGCTATATCGATAAATCCAGAATCGGCATTTTCGGCTGGAGTTTCGGCGGTTACATGGCAAGCTTGGCCCTGACGAAAGGTGCAGATGTTTTCAAAACCGGAATCGCTGTAGCGCCCGTGACGAACTGGAGATATTACGACTCCATTTACACGGAAAGATTTTTAAGAACTCCGCGGGAAAATCCTAAAGGTTACGACGAAAATTCGCCAACCACCTACGCTCAGTTACTGAAAGGAAAATTCCTTTTAATCCATGGGACAGCGGATGACAACGTTCATTTCCAGAATTCGATGGAATTTTCCGAAGCTTTAATTCAAAACAAAAAGCAGTTCGAATTTATGGCGTACCCGGATAAAAACCACGGCATTTTCGGTGGCAACACGAGGCCGCAGCTTTATGAAAAAATGACGAATTTCCTTTTGGAAAATCTTTAA